A window from Pirellulales bacterium encodes these proteins:
- a CDS encoding LysR family transcriptional regulator yields the protein MSSIPSLSTDQVAAFVELARQGSLRRASEVLLITEQGVRNRLIALEARLRVELYRKGRGLRQATPLTAQGRRFLPHAIAFLDRAGELTELFNPAAPPREVHVAASQYLMRYVLIDTARRFHARFPQIRIRLSVHAEQEIESVLLRDPDVALGVAAPYEPPAELHYLHVFSMDWSLITPPRHPLARRKTVKLSDLVAEPLIVFERGSTGRQHVLDAFHEQGLSPHVRMETTTTEIVVRMVEADLGVSIVPLLPGGVVTRGCRVATRPIADPIRPIHSGVLTRRGETLSPAAGEFVGFIRGRQRMRYHLPASPPDSMKKQR from the coding sequence GTGAGCTCGATTCCCTCGTTGTCGACCGACCAGGTGGCCGCGTTCGTCGAACTGGCGCGGCAGGGGAGTCTTCGTCGCGCGAGCGAAGTCTTGTTGATTACGGAACAAGGAGTGCGCAACCGGCTGATCGCTCTGGAAGCGCGACTGCGGGTTGAGCTCTACCGCAAAGGGCGCGGTCTGCGCCAAGCGACGCCGCTGACGGCGCAGGGCCGTCGGTTCCTGCCGCACGCGATCGCGTTTCTCGATCGGGCCGGGGAATTAACCGAACTGTTCAACCCGGCGGCGCCGCCGCGCGAGGTGCATGTCGCCGCCAGTCAGTACTTGATGCGTTACGTGCTGATTGACACCGCGCGGCGGTTTCATGCCCGGTTTCCGCAGATCCGCATTCGCTTGAGCGTGCATGCCGAGCAGGAAATCGAAAGTGTGCTGCTGCGCGATCCAGACGTAGCCCTGGGGGTCGCCGCGCCTTACGAGCCCCCCGCCGAATTGCACTACCTTCACGTTTTCTCGATGGACTGGAGCCTGATCACGCCCCCCCGCCATCCCCTGGCGCGGCGCAAGACGGTCAAGCTGAGCGACCTCGTCGCGGAACCCTTGATTGTGTTTGAGCGCGGTTCGACCGGGCGCCAACATGTCCTCGACGCCTTTCACGAACAAGGCTTGTCACCGCACGTGCGGATGGAAACGACGACGACCGAGATCGTCGTGCGGATGGTTGAGGCCGACCTCGGCGTTTCGATTGTTCCCTTACTCCCCGGCGGCGTGGTGACGCGCGGCTGCCGCGTGGCGACCCGTCCCATCGCCGATCCGATTCGCCCGATCCACTCCGGCGTCCTCACCCGCCGTGGCGAGACGCTGTCTCCGGCCGCTGGCGAATTTGTCGGCTTCATCCGTGGCCGTCAGCGGATGCGGTACCACTTGCCGGCCTCGCCGCCGGACAGCAT